A single Malaclemys terrapin pileata isolate rMalTer1 chromosome 3, rMalTer1.hap1, whole genome shotgun sequence DNA region contains:
- the MDH1 gene encoding malate dehydrogenase, cytoplasmic, with protein sequence MSEPIRVLVTGAAGQIAYSLLYSIAKGDVFGKEQPLVLVLLDITPMMTVLDGVIMELQDCALPLLKEVIATDKEAVAFKDLDVAILVGSMPRKEGMERKELLKANVKIFKSQGAALDKYSKKTVKVVVVGNPANTNCLTALKSAPSIPKENFSCLTRLDHNRAKSQIALRLGVTANDVKNVIIWGNHSSTQYPDVTHAKVKVQGKEVGVYEAVKDDSWLKGDFITVVQQRGAAVIKARKLSSAMSAAKAICDHVRDIWFGTPEGEFVSMGVISDGNAYGIPEELLYSFPVVIKDKTWKFVEGLPINDFSREKMDLTAKELMEEKETAVEFISSA encoded by the exons ATG TCTGAACCAATTAGAGTCCTAGTGACTGGAGCTGCTGGTCAGATCGCCTATTCTCTGCTCTACAGCATTGCCAAGGGCGATGTCTTCGGCAAAGAACAG CCTCTTGTTCTTGTACTGCTGGATATCACTCCCATGATGACTGTATTGGATGGCGTAATCATGGAACTGCAAGACTGTGCCCTTCCACTGCTGAAAG AGGTCATCGCAACAGACAAGGAGGCGGTTGCATTTAAAGATCTTGACGTAGCAATTCTGGTTGGCTCCATGCCAAGGAAAGAGGGCATGGAGAGGAAAGAATTACTCaaagcaaatgtgaaaatttttaaatcccaGGGTGCAGCCTTGGACAAGTATTCCAAGAAGACTGTCAAG GTCGTGGTGGTAGGAAATCCAGCAAATACCAACTGCCTGACGGCTTTAAAGTCAGCTCCCTCAATACCAAAGGAAAACTTCAGCTGTCTAACTCGTTTGGACCACAACCGAGCTAAATCCCAG ATTGCTCTGAGACTTGGTGTAACTGCTAATGATGTGAAGAATGTCATCATCTGGGGGAATCACTCCTCCACTCAGTATCCAGATGTTACCCATGCTAAGGTGAAAGTGCAAGGAAAGGAAGTTGGAGTTTATGAAGCTGTAAAAGATGACAGCTGGCTGAAGGGTGACTTTATCACG GTTGTTCAGCAACGTGGTGCAGCTGTTATTAAAGCCAGGAAGTTGTCCAGTGCAATGTCAGCTGCCAAAGCTATCTGTGACCACGTGAGGGACATCTGGTTTGGCACTCCAGAG GGGGAATTTGTTTCCATGGGAGTCATTTCTGATGGAAATGCCTATGGTATCCCCGAGGAGTTGCTCTATTCATTCCCTGTTGTAATCAAG GATAAAACCTGGAAGTTTGTGGAAGGTCTTCCTATTAATGACTTCTCCCGAGAGAAGATGGATCTGACTGCAAAGGAGTTGATGGAAGAAAAGGAGACTGCTGTGGAGTTTATTTCCAGTGCATGA